Below is a window of Hydrogenimonas sp. DNA.
GCACGGCCAGAAGATAGAGCAGGCGGCAAAGGCGCGCGGGAAAACGCCCAAAGAGTATGCAGACGAGATCTCGGGACGTTTCAAGAAGCTGTGGGATGAGTTCGATATAAGTTACGACAAATTCATACGTACGACGGACGAGCAGCATGTCAAAGGGGTACAGAGAGCCTTCGAGGTGATGTACAACAACGGCGACATATACAAAGATGTCTACCGCGGCCACTACTGCGTCAGCTGTGAAACCTTTTTCACGGCGCAGCAGCTCGTCGATGAAGAGTTCTGCCCCGAATGCGGACGCTCCACCTCGATAGTGGAGGAGGAGAGCTACTTTTTCAGACTCTCAAGGTACCAGGAGAGGCTTCTGGAGTGGTATGAGAGCCGCCCCGACAGGATTCTGCCCAAATCAAAAAAGAACGAAGTCGTAAACTTCGTCAAAAACGGCCTAGACGACCTCTCTATTACCCGTACAAGCTTCGACTGGGGCATCAAACTGCCTGCATCGATCAACGACCCCAAACACGTAATGTATGTCTGGCTCGACGCTCTTATGAACTACGTTACCGCACTCGGCTACGGAACGGACGAGAAACTTATGCACTACTGGCCCGCAAAAGTGCACCTGATAGGCAAAGATATTCTCCGTTTCCACGCCATCTACTGGCCCGCCTTCCTGATGAGCCTCGGCCTGGAGCTCCCCCGCCACGTAGCGGCACACGGATGGTGGACACGAAACGGCGAAAAGATGAGCAAATCGAAAGGCAATGTGGTCGACCCGAAAGAGATAGCCGACGCATACGGCCTGGAGAACTTCCGCTACTTCATGCTTCGCGAGGTTCCGTTCGGGCAGGACGGTGATTTCAGCCAGCGCGCACTGATAGACAGAATAAACTCCGATCTCGGAAACGATCTGGGCAACCTGCTCAACCGCATCATAGGAATGAGCGGAAAATATTTCGATTTCCGCATCGAAAGCGGCGGAGTGGCTGCATACCACAAAGATGAGCTGAACGAAGCGGAAAAGATATTCACGACCGTAGAGCCCTACCTCTACGAGATACAGACCAACCGCTACCTCGAAGATCTCTGGAAAACGCTGCGCATAGCCAACAAGGCTATCGACACCGCAATGCCGTGGGCCAAAATGAAAGAGGGCAGAGAGGATGAGGCTATGGCGACGATAGCCCTGGTTGCGAATATCCTTGCCAAGGTTTCTGTTCTTCTGCATCCGTTCATGCCCAAAACCACACAGACCATCGCCAAAGCCCTGGACTTCGAGATAGATAACGGAAGCTACGTGAAACTGATAAAAGAGTCCGAACTTCTGGATGAGTTCAGAATAGAGAAGATTCCGCCTCTCTTCCCGCGCATAGAGGAGCCGCTGGTTGAGACTCCATCCGAAAAAGCAGAGGCGAAAAAGAGAGAAGAGAAGGCGAAAGAGCAGAAGCGTTCCGAAGGTGGGAAAAAGGAGGAGTCGGGAGCGAACACCATAACGATAGACCGCTTCTTCGAGGTATCTTTGAAGGTAGGTACCGTCGTAGAAGCTGAAGAGGTCCCAAAAAGCAAGAAGCTCCTCAGGCTCCAGGTCGATCTGGGCGAGGAGAAGCCCCGCCAGATCGTAGCGGGAATTAAAGAGTGGTACTCGCCGGCAGATCTGCTCAATACCCAGGTATGCGTAGTTGCCAACCTCAAGCCGGCCAAACTTATGGGTATGATCTCGGAGGGGATGATACTGGCGGCAAAAGATGAAAACGGCCTCTGCCTCATTCGGCCGGAAAAACCAAAAAAAGCCGGTACCCCCATCGGCTGATTCAGAGAATGCGTCTTGAAAACGTAGTGGCCGTCACCGGCGGCCGACTACTGAACAATCCTTCCATCTCGCGTTTCGAGAGTGTAGCCCTGACTCCGAAAAAGGTATCGAGAGGCTCGCTTTTTGTTACAGGAAATCCTGAAGAGATAGAAGAGGCGCTCCGAAACGGCGCATATGGAATAGTCACAGATAAAAAAGTCTCCCCCACCGATGATGAAGTGGCATGGATAGAGGTTGAAAATCTCTCCGATACGCTTGTAAAACTGCTGCGGCTCTGGCTTGTTATCAACCCCAGGAGATTCGTACAGGTATCCCCGCAGGTTATGGAGTTCATGCGAATGACAGCCTGCGGGCGCAATGCACTACTGCTTCCTGAAGATAGGATGAAAGCGGGCGAGACGATCCTCGCCTCCTCTGCAGAACAGACCCTTTTTAGCGACAACAGAACTCTTCTTGAGCATATGGGTACCGAAACTTTCCACCTGAAACCGGATATACCGGCTTTCACTCCGGTTGCGGACCTTATCTTCGAAAGCTCCTTCATCCTGGATGGAGTCTTTCACGAAAGAGTACCTCTGCCTCCCTGTATGCAGCCCATTTTTCTCGAGGCAGTCGGACTTCTTGCGGCATCCGGTGCCGACTACACTCTTTCACATCTCGGACATACACCCTCTTTCGAGCCAGTTTTCGTAGATAGTAGGCTTAATGCCATGGAGCCCGGCTCCACCGAACAGGTTCTGATATTTGCCGACTCCGCTATACCTAACCGCTGTTACGAAGAGTTAGCCCGAATCAAATGGACGAACTGTAAACTCTTCACTCCAACACAAATTAAGTTCAGGTGTGATATAAAAATGGAGATAAGCAGTTATGCCCGAATTTCAGATCTCTTGGAGATGCTAGAAACTCCGTTGAAACCCGGTTATTACCTCATTGTAGGGTTACGGAGCGATACATTTTTCAGAGAAAGCGGCACATCTGCCAAAAAATTTGAGACAAAAGGACTGTTTTAGATGAGTACATCCTCCGAACCCTCGTCGGACTTACAGGATTTCATAGGTAACTACTGGGATATTTTCGCCGGCGCTTTTTTTAGTCTTCTGGCTCTTCTTTTTCACTTGAACGGTTTTACATATCTGGCGGTACTGAGTGCCGGGCTCGGAATTGCATCACTCTCTTTTACAGTATCGGAAATTGCCGAGATTCTGGCTGAGAGGCTTCAAGAGCCGTACTCCAGTTTCGTACTCACTTTCAGCGCCGTAGCGGTCGAAATTCTCCTTCTTTTCATGATCATGCTCGAGAGTTCGCACGGTGAACATGCGCTCGAGACTGTCAAGAGCGGTATCATATCGGCTGTGATAGTCGATATGAACGTACTGTTGGGGATCGCCGTATTTGTTGGAGGTCTACGCTTCAAAGAGCAGGAGCACAATGAAGATACCTCCAGCACCTACACCACCATTCTTCTTGTCGCCTCGGTGGCGCTGCTTGTTCCAAGTGTTCTGGCATACTCTCCTGGAGGATCAGAAAACCTTCTCGTTGCCAGCTACATTATAGCTTTGCTGCTCGGTCTGTACTATATGAGTATATTCATTTTCCAAACAAAGACACATATACACTTCTTCAAAGCGACGGCACGAAGCAGAATCTTCAGGCTACGAAGGAAGAGGGGCGGAAGTTCGGAAGAGGATGAAGAGGACGATAATTACATATTCGACAGGCTTTCGATAAAAGCCAACCTGATAGTAATTTTTCTTCTTATATTCATCATCGGCATCATAGCCGAAATATTCGCCAGTGACGGTATGCAGATAGCCAAAGAGTACGATATATCGGCGGCACTGGCCGGTCTTGTCATCGCCATTATCAGCGTCTCACCGGAACTCTTCACCGCAATAAAGGCGGCAAAATCAGACCAGATACAGAGAGTCGTGAACATCGCGATGGGAGCATCTACCGTTTCGATTCTTCTAACCGTCCCGATTCTCATGCTGCTCTCACCGTTCGCCGATATACAGCTTACGCTGGACTTCAACTCCCTGCAGATAGGGGCGCTCATTTTGACTGTAATACTGGCATGGAAGACAACTGACAACGGTGAGACGAACTACGTAGAAGGTATATCTCACCTGATGTTCTTCTTCGCATTTGCCGTCATAGCGGCGTTTTATCATTAAAAAATTGACACGTCTTCAGAAGCTAAGCTCCTGAAGACTACGCTGGGCGCTGTGCCACTGAAGCTAGCCCCTTGCGGGGCAGACGCTCGCTTCACTCGCGGGAAGCGAAACACTCTTTTAGGTTATTCGCTTTCTCGAAATCTCCGATTTCGTAGCTTTAGGGGGTTGTAGGGACTTCAGTCCCTGCTCTTTTCTATATTTGCAGATACGGTAATTCAAAACTCAAGATAGATGAAGAGATGGGTCGGCGAAATCTGCCAGCATTGCGATTTGAGCGGCAGCGGGGCGTTAAGAAAACCGCTCGTGCCTGAAGGGTTCCGTAGGAATTTGCGGTTTTCAGCCCCGTTGCCGCGTCCCGAAGGGCAAATCGCATCTGCGTACGGGTTTTGCCGACCCGTCTCGGTTTTTTCTTTACGCTTAATTTTGAATTACCGTGGGTTTAGCCTCCGCTGAGTTGCAAATAGATATAATCTTCTCTATATTTCAAGGATCAAAAGGTTTTTTCCTATGAAGCGAAGAACTTTCATGAAAGCTACCGCCGCGGCGGCTGCGGCGGTTACTTTTACAGGCTGTACGCGTGAACAGATAGAGGGCAGGAAGGGGGTAAATATCGCCCGAAGCCGCAAGGTCAGGCTGAAGATCGCCACCAGCTGGCCTGCGCACTTTCCCATTATGGGTACAGGTGTAGAGCGTTTCGCACAGAAAGTTCATGATATGAGCGGAGGATCTTTGGAGGTCAAGATCTATCCGAAAAACATTCTTGTGCCGGCTCTTGCGGTTTTCGATGCTACCGCCAGCGGCCAGATAGACGGTTTTCACTCCGGCCCATACTACTGGAAGGGGAAAAACCCGGCCTTTGCACTCTTTAGCGGCGCACCTCTCAAAATGGTCGCGAGCGAACTCTACTGCTGGATGAACTACGGCGGCGGCTATGAGCTTTGGCGGGAACTCTACGCCAGGTACAACCTCTACCCGTTCATCGGCGGGAACACCGGTGTGCAGATGGGGGGATGGTTCAGGAAGCCTATAGAATCGCTTGAGGACCTCAAAGGGCTGAAGATGCGTATCCCAGGTCTCGGCGGTGAGGTTATGGCAAAACTGGGAGTCAACCCCATTCTACTTCCGGCCGGAGAGATATATACCGCTCTGGAGAGAGGCACCATCGACGCTACGGAGTGGGTCGGACCGGCTCTGGATATTCGTATGGGGTTTTACAAGGTGGCGAAATACTACTACACAGGCTGGCACGAACCTGGTTCCATACTGGAGCTCACGTTCAACAAAGCACGCTATGATAAACTTTCCGATGAACATAAATCTATAATAAAGTACGCCTCGGAGGCGATGACTACAGAGATGTACCATGAGTTCATGCACGAAAACGGACTGGCTCTTAAAAAGCTTGAGTCGATGGATATAGAGATACGCGACTTTCCGCCGAAAATTATAGAGGCTGCAAAAAAGGCAATGGATACGGTAGCAGAGGAACAGAGTGAAAAGAGCAAAGATTTCAGACGTGTTTACGACTCCATGGAGAGGTACTACTCCCTCATTAAGCCGTGGACAGATATCAGTGAAACGAAATTCTGCTCGATCAGATAGAAAATTATTATCTTTTTGCAAATATAGCCGATATATTGAGAGTAACCCGGAACCGTGTAATCTATTAAGTATAGTTTCGATTGATTTACAGACTACGGAGTTACTGCAAACATAAGACTCTTTTCCAAGGAATATCGATGAAAAAAACTCTAAGTCTCTTTATCGTATCAATTTTGGCTGTTTCTACTGCCGCAGCAGTTGATATCGGCAAAAGTGACCTTGCCTCCAAGACAAGATTGAAAAATACGATGAGAAAGTTCGCGACGGGCCTGGATCAGATACAAAAAGGGATAATCTACAATGAAAAAGATAGAATAGAGATGGGAGTAAGGGTTATGAGGCAGGCTAAAAAGAACTTTCTCAAAAGACATGGGGAGATATTGAAAAAACAGATGCCCGATGACCCGAAATTCGCCTATTTCCTTGCGCAAAAAAGTGCCGAACGAATTCAGAAATATGTAAAAATGATGAGCAGTGAGATTCGCAATACACATGATTTCAGTAAAATAGCCGCCGCCTATACAGCAATTTTCAACCAGTGTGTCGGGTGCCATCAAAAGCTCAGAAAAAACTACACCGGAAAGTGACTTTTACCCAACCGGTATTCCGAATGATATGTATACCGTTCTGGTTTCCCCAGGATACTGCTATTATATCATCCGTAAATAGCTGACACATAGGAGTAACTGACCGGCAAGCACGCTTTTTCGACCTCTTTTTCCGCCCAGATCCCGGGGCTGACAAACTCTGATTGCCTCAATTACCCGATTTTATCAGCATCTGTCAGCATATTCGAGCGGATCTTTAATTCCCGCTTTTTCAAACCCCTTAAGGCGGAGACGGCAGCTGTCACAGACGCCGCATGCCTCCCCCTCCTCCTTGTAGCAGCTCCAGGTCAATTCCAACGGTACTCCGTAGTTTAGTGCACTCTTTACTATATCCTCTTTTTTCAGATGAATAAGAGGTGTCTCTATGCAAATCTCGGTACCCTCTTTCGTTCCGAGGTTTATAGCCTTCTGCATTGCCGCTATGAACTCTTCACGGCAATCGGGATAGCCGCTGCTATCCTCCTCCACGACACCTATGAAGAGCGCCTCGGCCCCCTCTTTTTCGGCTACGGCTGCTGCTATCGAGAGAAATATGCCGTTACGGAAAGGTACATATGTTACCGGGACACCCGGTTCGATACCGCCGGTAGGGACATCGATGTTTCTGTCCGTCAAAGCAGATGCCCCTATCTGTGAGAAAAACGGAAGATCTATCACATACCGCCCCTCTACTCCAAGAGCGTCGCAAATAGCCTCGAAAGCCTTCCGTTCCCTGCTCTGTGTACGCTGCCCGTAGTCAAAGTGCAGAGCTATTACCCCGTATCCTCTCGATTTCGCTATGTATGCCGCCGTGGAAGAGTCCATACCGCCGCTTAAAATAACTATCGCTTTTTTCAAAAACTGCCTCTTATAATATAGACTACCGGAATTTTATCGAAATTAGGATAAAATCGCGCCTATGATTGAAATTACGAACGAAACCGACTACATACCGAACAAAAATCTGCTTGAGACCGTTGCGGCGGAACTTACCGACCGAGATATAGAGCTGATTCTGACCGACAATGCGACGATTCGTGAGATGAACAGAATCAACCGCGGCGTAGATGCGCCTACCGACGTATTGAGTTTTCCGCTGGAGAAAGTACCGTTTGCGCCGCTTGGAGAGATCGTCATCAGCGTCGAGTATGCCAAAGAGAAAGCGAGTCAGTACGAAAACTCTCTTGACGACGAGATAGCGCTTCTTTTCATTCACGGCCTTTTGCATCTTCTAGGCTACGACCACGAAAACGATGAAGGTCAGATGAGGGAAAAAGAGGAGGAGTTGATACGACGGTTCGGACTTCCAGAAAGCCTCATAGTAAGAAACGTGGAGAGAGATTGATGGATTTCATTGTTTTCATAGTAAGCATGGGGGCACTCATTTGGGGTGCCGAGTTCATAATAAAAGAGTCCGAGCGGATCGCACTTCACTATAATATCAGCGAATTTATCATAGGAGCCACTCTCATAGCGCTGGGAACCAGCCTGCCGGAGATGGCTGCCAGTATTGCGGCAAGCGCCAAAGGGCAGAGCGATATGGCCGTCGCCAACGTACTCGGCTCCAACATAATGAACATCGCTCTCGTACTGGGTCTAGTCTTTCTGGTCGCCAAACGGATAAAACCGTCACGTGATCTATTCTCCAAGGACAGTGCATGGCTTCTCTTCCCGGCGATAATATTCCCGCTCATGATCCTGGACGGCTCGCTCTCCAGGATCGACGGCTTTCTGCTATTTGCGATGATGGGAGCCTATGTCATATTTCTCATACAGTCTCACGGTGAAGAGGAGATTGCCGAAATCGACGAAGATCTGAAAAAAGAGTCTTTCAACTGGCCGAAGAGCCTTGGCCTTCTGCTTGCCGGTTTCATTCTCGTCGTAGTCGGAGCAGATTACGCCATAGAGAGTGCCGCGAACATAGCCAAAAGCTTCGGTATAAGTGAATGGATAATAGGTCTTCTTCTTATTGCATTCGGAACCAGTCTGCCGGAGCTTGTGGTCAGCATAAAAGCTGCCCGCAAAGGCAAAGCCGACATGAGCATAGGAAATATAATAGGCTCGAACATGGCGAACACTTCAGTCGTTTTGGGCTCAGCCGCCATGACAAGCCCGCTTTCGATAGATCTAACCGCCGGGTCGTTCGACATATTCCTGATGATGGGCGTAACTCTGATGCTTGTCTTTATTACCGCAAACAGGCTCTACTCGAAGGCATCGGGGGTTATGCTTCTGATCGTACTGGCTATCTTTCTCCAGAACGCGCTGGTCTCCCAATAAAGAGGTCGATAAGGTTCTACTCTATTTCATATAACCGTTATCTACGAGCCAGTTGAATATCTCTTTGGCGATCGGACCGGCGGCAGATCCGCCGTGCCCTCCGTGTTCTACTAGAATTGTGACGATATACTTCGGATTTCTGTAGGGAGCGTAGGTGGTCAGCCATGCGTGTGAACGGTGGTAATATGCAAGCTCCGCCTCTTTCATCCGCTTCTTCTCCTCCTGCGGTATGCCGATGACCTGTGCTGTTCCGGTCTTTCCTGCCACTTTGACTTTCGTACCTTTCATAGCTTGGTATGCTGTTCCTTTGGGGGTATTGCAGACTTCATACATAGCTCTTTGCACCAGCGGCAGGACCCTCTTTTCCCTGAGTGTCAGGACATCCTCTATCTTCGGCTCTACCGGTTTGTCTCCCAGAGAGTGTGCGATGTATGGTCTCGGAAGTTTCCCGGTCGCCATCAGTGCGGTAAAGCGTGCAATCTGCATAGGTGTGACCAGCAGATATCCCTGTCCTATGGATGCGTTCAGTGTCTCACCCTTGTACCATGGCTGACCGTACTTGGTCATCTTCCACACTTTATCCGGTACGGCACCGATAAACTCGTTGGGCAGATCGATTCCCGTCTTCTCACCCAGCCCCATGTTTCTCAGTTCATGGGCAATTTTGTCTATACCTACAAGAAGGCTGCCCTTGTAGAAGTATACGTCGCAACTCTCCCTGATGGCCTTTATCATATCGGTCTCTTCATGCCCGGTGCTTTTCCAGCATCTGAAGCGGTGCTTTCCCAGCTCTATCGAGCCGTTGCAGTAGAACTTCGTATATGGTGAAACCTTCTTGGAGTCGACAAAAGCGAGAGCTGTGCCCGGCTTTATGACGGAACCTGGCGGATAGAGACCGTGTATCAGCTTGTTCGTGAAGGGGTGCTCGAGATCTTCGATTAGCTTTTTCCACTCCTTCCGGCTGATTCCGCTGACGAAATCGTTCGGATTGTATGCCGGATAACTCCCCGCACTCAATATGGCACCGTCAGTCCGCATTACGATGGCCGCACCGGATTTGTGCTCTTTTTTGAAAAGGTTGAAGATAAACGCCTGAAGACGCATATCTATATTGAGCTTCAGGGTTCTATCCTCTTTGGGCGGAACCGTTTCGACTACACCGATCTGCTTGTTGAAAGCGCTCACTTTGACCTTCTTGTAGCCCGGTTCTCCCTGCAGGAAAGTGTTGTAATACTTTTCGAGTCCACTCTTTCCTGTCGTCATCGTAAGCTTCACCACGTTGTCTTCGGCCATATCCTTCTCGTTGGCTTTTCCGACGAAGCCGACGATATGCGCCGTCTCCGGCCCGTAGGGGTAGTAGCGCATAGTGGTCGGTTTTATATGAATATGCTCTTTTCTTGAGAGCGCCGTGTAGTGCACCAGTACTTTTTCATAGGGAATGAATCTTATGACGACGATCGGTTCATGCCTGTATGGAGAGTCATATTTTCTATACCGCCTCTCCAGCCTGGTAAGATTCTGGTCGGGGAAAGCCCTTTTTATCTCCTGGAGCGCCCGCTTCAAAAGAGGAGTACGTCTCTTTGAACTCAGGTGGGCGTCGACAAGGATTTTGAAACCGATCTTGTTGATCGCTATAGGCTTGCCGGAGCGGTCTAGTATCTCACCCCTTACCGGAAGTATCCACTCTCTCTTTATTATGTTTTGTGTCGCCAGAGATTCGTAGTATGTATTGGACTTTATCGTAAGCTGATATATTCTTACAAGAAGAACTATCCATACGAGCAGAAAGATCGCTATTACTATTCTGATCCTCAAAACAGAACCGCTCCCGCGACATCGGCCATAAGATAGTAGACGAGAATAAGGGCCGTATCTATAAACTTCTCATTCATGAGAGCTCCGTAGCCGTATAGAAAAGAGAAGTAGAGAAGATCAAATATGACCGCACTCAGAACCTTGATAACAGCCTCCATATGGAATGTCTGGGTTATTTTGGAATCGAAAATAACAAACGTCACTATCATAACGCTCCAGATTCCGTAAAGAGGAAGCCCCCAGACAGACTCGAAGACAAGAGCGTACACCATCCAGATTGCAATTGACGGCAGTTCTTTCGATCTTACCGCGTCTCTCCACTGGAGGTAGACAAAACCTAGAAGAGGAGGAAGAAGCGGGTAGAGACTCTCGATCGCGGGATAGAGAACTACCGCCAGAAAAAGTAGAAAACGGGTTAGAGCCTTTTTATCAAAGATATCTCGTTGCACACCGGAAAATATTTGCATTTGATACAGTCCGCCCAGATTTTATGTTCGGGGATTGTCTCTTTCGGAATCTCTACAAATCCGAGACGCTCGAAAAACTTCCCCATATATGTAAGCGCAAGCACCTCTTTGACACGCAGTTTCCGCCCCTCCCGCACAGCCTCTTCAACCAGTCTGCTTCCTATCTTTCTGTGCCGGTGCCCCTCTTTTACAATGAGACTGCGTATCTCCCCGAGGCGCATGGAGTGGATGTGGAGGGCCACATATCCGAGCAGCTCCCCGCTCTCTTCGTCGGATGCAATTGTGTAGGAGCGTATATTGGTCGCCAGTTCATCATCGCTCCTTGGCAGGATTATCCCCTCTTCCACCTCTTTTTTCACGATCTCCTGCATCCGTGGAATATCGGTTAGAAGCGGTTTTGAAAATATCACCGACACCCTGCTCCCCCTATAACTATCTCGAAAATCAGCTTTTTGAGCTTCTCTATACCCCTGTTTTTAAGGTTTGAAACCAGAATCGCTCCCGGGTAACTCTTCAGTACTTTAGACATCTCTTTCTGGTTAAGCTTATCCGATTTGGTAAAGACCTCCAAATAGCACTGGTCGGGCTGTATGAAACCCTCTATATATCTCTTAACCTCGTCATCTATCGGCGCATCAGGGTGTCTTGCATCGCGAAGATGGATGAAAAGACGTATAGTACGCCTCTTTTTTATGAAATCGTTCAGACTCTTCTGCCACTCATACTTCATACTTTTGGAGACTTTGGCATACCCGAACCCCGGCAGATCTACAAAGTGGACCCTATATTTTTCACCGTTTTCATCATCTTTGTAAATCACGTCGAAGTAGTTTATAAGCCGTGTCTTACCGGGGGTGGAGGAGCTTTTGGCAAGGTTTTTTCTATGTGTCAGGGAGTTTAGAAGCGAGCTTTTGCCCACGTTGCTTCTACCCAGAAAAACTACCTCTCCAATCCCCTCGGCGGGAGCCTCCTCCAACCTGCTGGCAGAGGTTATGAAAGAGGCGTCAACGATTCTCGCCGCCATCTGGCTCCTCCACTTTGAAAATGAACTTCACAGGCTTACCCTCGTCTCCCTCGACATTGGCACGGCCGGTCCGCTTCTCGACAATAACCTTCTCTCCAATTATGGTTCTCTCCAGTTTCGGCTCCTTTAGAACCACATCGCCGAAGAGCTCGTAAAGCTCCCTCTTCGGCCAATAGACGAGTTTCGAAGCTTTGCCCCTGTAGTATCCGC
It encodes the following:
- a CDS encoding methionyl-tRNA synthetase, coding for MSEEKCKRVYITTPIYYVNDVPHIGHAYTTIIADTLARYSRLAGMDVFFLTGTDEHGQKIEQAAKARGKTPKEYADEISGRFKKLWDEFDISYDKFIRTTDEQHVKGVQRAFEVMYNNGDIYKDVYRGHYCVSCETFFTAQQLVDEEFCPECGRSTSIVEEESYFFRLSRYQERLLEWYESRPDRILPKSKKNEVVNFVKNGLDDLSITRTSFDWGIKLPASINDPKHVMYVWLDALMNYVTALGYGTDEKLMHYWPAKVHLIGKDILRFHAIYWPAFLMSLGLELPRHVAAHGWWTRNGEKMSKSKGNVVDPKEIADAYGLENFRYFMLREVPFGQDGDFSQRALIDRINSDLGNDLGNLLNRIIGMSGKYFDFRIESGGVAAYHKDELNEAEKIFTTVEPYLYEIQTNRYLEDLWKTLRIANKAIDTAMPWAKMKEGREDEAMATIALVANILAKVSVLLHPFMPKTTQTIAKALDFEIDNGSYVKLIKESELLDEFRIEKIPPLFPRIEEPLVETPSEKAEAKKREEKAKEQKRSEGGKKEESGANTITIDRFFEVSLKVGTVVEAEEVPKSKKLLRLQVDLGEEKPRQIVAGIKEWYSPADLLNTQVCVVANLKPAKLMGMISEGMILAAKDENGLCLIRPEKPKKAGTPIG
- a CDS encoding calcium/proton antiporter, with the translated sequence MSTSSEPSSDLQDFIGNYWDIFAGAFFSLLALLFHLNGFTYLAVLSAGLGIASLSFTVSEIAEILAERLQEPYSSFVLTFSAVAVEILLLFMIMLESSHGEHALETVKSGIISAVIVDMNVLLGIAVFVGGLRFKEQEHNEDTSSTYTTILLVASVALLVPSVLAYSPGGSENLLVASYIIALLLGLYYMSIFIFQTKTHIHFFKATARSRIFRLRRKRGGSSEEDEEDDNYIFDRLSIKANLIVIFLLIFIIGIIAEIFASDGMQIAKEYDISAALAGLVIAIISVSPELFTAIKAAKSDQIQRVVNIAMGASTVSILLTVPILMLLSPFADIQLTLDFNSLQIGALILTVILAWKTTDNGETNYVEGISHLMFFFAFAVIAAFYH
- a CDS encoding queuosine biosynthesis QueC ATPase, with the translated sequence MKKAIVILSGGMDSSTAAYIAKSRGYGVIALHFDYGQRTQSRERKAFEAICDALGVEGRYVIDLPFFSQIGASALTDRNIDVPTGGIEPGVPVTYVPFRNGIFLSIAAAVAEKEGAEALFIGVVEEDSSGYPDCREEFIAAMQKAINLGTKEGTEICIETPLIHLKKEDIVKSALNYGVPLELTWSCYKEEGEACGVCDSCRLRLKGFEKAGIKDPLEYADRC
- a CDS encoding metal-dependent hydrolase YbeY, which translates into the protein MIEITNETDYIPNKNLLETVAAELTDRDIELILTDNATIREMNRINRGVDAPTDVLSFPLEKVPFAPLGEIVISVEYAKEKASQYENSLDDEIALLFIHGLLHLLGYDHENDEGQMREKEEELIRRFGLPESLIVRNVERD
- a CDS encoding K+-dependent Na+/Ca+ exchanger related-protein, giving the protein MDFIVFIVSMGALIWGAEFIIKESERIALHYNISEFIIGATLIALGTSLPEMAASIAASAKGQSDMAVANVLGSNIMNIALVLGLVFLVAKRIKPSRDLFSKDSAWLLFPAIIFPLMILDGSLSRIDGFLLFAMMGAYVIFLIQSHGEEEIAEIDEDLKKESFNWPKSLGLLLAGFILVVVGADYAIESAANIAKSFGISEWIIGLLLIAFGTSLPELVVSIKAARKGKADMSIGNIIGSNMANTSVVLGSAAMTSPLSIDLTAGSFDIFLMMGVTLMLVFITANRLYSKASGVMLLIVLAIFLQNALVSQ
- a CDS encoding cell division protein FtsI is translated as MRIRIVIAIFLLVWIVLLVRIYQLTIKSNTYYESLATQNIIKREWILPVRGEILDRSGKPIAINKIGFKILVDAHLSSKRRTPLLKRALQEIKRAFPDQNLTRLERRYRKYDSPYRHEPIVVIRFIPYEKVLVHYTALSRKEHIHIKPTTMRYYPYGPETAHIVGFVGKANEKDMAEDNVVKLTMTTGKSGLEKYYNTFLQGEPGYKKVKVSAFNKQIGVVETVPPKEDRTLKLNIDMRLQAFIFNLFKKEHKSGAAIVMRTDGAILSAGSYPAYNPNDFVSGISRKEWKKLIEDLEHPFTNKLIHGLYPPGSVIKPGTALAFVDSKKVSPYTKFYCNGSIELGKHRFRCWKSTGHEETDMIKAIRESCDVYFYKGSLLVGIDKIAHELRNMGLGEKTGIDLPNEFIGAVPDKVWKMTKYGQPWYKGETLNASIGQGYLLVTPMQIARFTALMATGKLPRPYIAHSLGDKPVEPKIEDVLTLREKRVLPLVQRAMYEVCNTPKGTAYQAMKGTKVKVAGKTGTAQVIGIPQEEKKRMKEAELAYYHRSHAWLTTYAPYRNPKYIVTILVEHGGHGGSAAGPIAKEIFNWLVDNGYMK
- a CDS encoding N-acetylglutamate synthase encodes the protein MIFSKPLLTDIPRMQEIVKKEVEEGIILPRSDDELATNIRSYTIASDEESGELLGYVALHIHSMRLGEIRSLIVKEGHRHRKIGSRLVEEAVREGRKLRVKEVLALTYMGKFFERLGFVEIPKETIPEHKIWADCIKCKYFPVCNEISLIKRL
- a CDS encoding GTP-binding protein EngB, with the translated sequence MAARIVDASFITSASRLEEAPAEGIGEVVFLGRSNVGKSSLLNSLTHRKNLAKSSSTPGKTRLINYFDVIYKDDENGEKYRVHFVDLPGFGYAKVSKSMKYEWQKSLNDFIKKRRTIRLFIHLRDARHPDAPIDDEVKRYIEGFIQPDQCYLEVFTKSDKLNQKEMSKVLKSYPGAILVSNLKNRGIEKLKKLIFEIVIGGAGCR